A single region of the Aeromicrobium chenweiae genome encodes:
- a CDS encoding TetR/AcrR family transcriptional regulator, translated as MPDEERSTRDRLIDAFETLLVFAGSRSATLDAVAAEAHVSKGGLLYHFHSKDALVEGMLTRLREQGRTDVEKMRTAAKGPVDFYLTTSINSGSDFDRALIAAGRIAQENDSRASAALADLREGWFTVLLEHLEDESLARTIQLIGDGLYFDDTTGLAEKNALKHVRDVLTRLGAL; from the coding sequence ATGCCCGACGAGGAACGCTCGACCCGCGATCGCCTGATCGACGCCTTCGAGACGCTCCTGGTCTTCGCCGGCAGCCGGTCCGCGACGCTCGACGCGGTCGCCGCGGAGGCGCACGTCTCCAAGGGCGGGCTGCTGTACCACTTCCACAGCAAGGACGCCCTCGTCGAGGGGATGCTCACCCGGCTCCGCGAGCAGGGCAGGACCGACGTCGAGAAGATGCGCACCGCCGCCAAGGGCCCGGTCGACTTCTACCTGACGACGTCGATCAACTCCGGCAGCGACTTCGACCGCGCGCTCATCGCCGCAGGCCGCATCGCCCAGGAGAACGACTCGCGCGCGTCCGCCGCGCTCGCGGACCTGCGCGAGGGCTGGTTCACGGTGCTGCTGGAGCACCTCGAGGACGAGTCGCTGGCCCGCACCATCCAGCTCATCGGCGACGGGCTGTACTTCGACGACACCACCGGCCTGGCCGAGAAGAATGCGCTCAAGCACGTCCGAGACGTCCTCACGCGCCTCGGCGCGCTCTAG
- a CDS encoding EamA family transporter, producing MSLKHSLLAVLVMLVWGANFVVIDEGLDGVPPLLFLAMRFVFVAFPLVLFIPRPQAPVQVVVAVGTLMSLCQFSFLYIALDLGLPAGLASLILQAQVIFTIVIAAVVLKETPTHRQVLGATIGTAGLGLVIIAHGASSPVVPVLVMLCASLSWAAGNVVARSAGVASGLSLVVWSALVVPVPAFLLSLVMDGRDEIGHALTHLSGVAIASTAYTAIGASLIGYGIWNSLLARYPAGAVVPFVLLVPVVGIAVAWLVQDEVPTLLEVAGGVVMLAGVAAATISRRPTRAATPEPSPPVGSA from the coding sequence ATGTCCCTGAAGCACAGCCTGCTCGCGGTCCTGGTCATGCTCGTGTGGGGTGCCAACTTCGTCGTCATCGACGAGGGGCTCGACGGGGTCCCGCCGCTTTTGTTCCTCGCGATGCGCTTCGTCTTCGTCGCGTTCCCGCTGGTGCTCTTCATCCCACGGCCGCAGGCTCCCGTGCAGGTCGTGGTCGCGGTCGGGACGCTCATGAGCCTGTGCCAGTTCAGCTTCCTCTACATCGCGCTGGACCTCGGTCTGCCCGCCGGGCTCGCCTCGCTGATCCTCCAGGCGCAGGTCATCTTCACGATCGTCATCGCAGCGGTCGTCCTCAAGGAGACGCCCACCCACCGCCAGGTGCTCGGCGCGACGATCGGCACCGCGGGGCTGGGGCTGGTGATCATCGCCCACGGCGCGTCGTCCCCGGTGGTCCCCGTGCTGGTGATGCTGTGCGCCTCCCTGTCGTGGGCCGCCGGCAACGTGGTGGCCCGCAGCGCGGGCGTCGCGTCGGGGCTCTCGCTCGTCGTCTGGTCGGCGCTCGTCGTCCCGGTGCCCGCGTTCCTGCTGTCGCTCGTGATGGACGGCAGGGACGAGATCGGCCACGCCCTCACGCACCTGTCCGGCGTGGCGATCGCCTCCACGGCGTACACCGCGATCGGCGCCTCGCTGATCGGCTACGGCATCTGGAACTCGCTGCTGGCGCGCTATCCGGCCGGTGCCGTCGTCCCGTTCGTCCTCCTGGTGCCGGTCGTGGGCATCGCCGTCGCGTGGCTCGTGCAGGACGAGGTCCCGACGCTGCTGGAGGTGGCCGGCGGGGTCGTCATGCTGGCCGGCGTGGCCGCGGCGACGATCAGCCGGCGCCCTACGCGAGCAGCGACGCCCGAGCCATCGCCGCCAGTCGGGTCCGCATGA
- a CDS encoding TetR/AcrR family transcriptional regulator translates to MTTRREQILDTAATLFAERGFHGVSVHDIGGACGISGPALYKHFAGKDDILAQALTSISEQLLAEGRARARAATDPSAALDALIAWHIEFALGHPALIVIQEREWGNLGAEGRREVRALQLAYIDIWVDVLRRLRDDLDAAEARAAVQATFGLLNSTPHSARISPEVMRTRLAAMARASLLA, encoded by the coding sequence GTGACGACCCGGCGCGAGCAGATCCTGGACACCGCGGCCACCCTGTTCGCCGAACGTGGCTTCCACGGCGTCTCGGTGCACGACATCGGTGGCGCGTGCGGCATCTCCGGCCCGGCGCTCTACAAGCACTTCGCGGGCAAGGACGACATCCTCGCCCAGGCGCTGACGTCCATCAGCGAGCAGCTCCTCGCCGAGGGCCGCGCGCGGGCCCGCGCGGCAACCGACCCGTCGGCGGCGCTGGACGCGCTCATCGCGTGGCACATCGAGTTCGCGCTCGGTCACCCCGCGCTGATCGTGATCCAGGAACGCGAGTGGGGAAATCTCGGCGCCGAGGGGCGCCGCGAGGTGCGGGCGCTGCAGCTGGCGTACATCGACATCTGGGTCGACGTCCTGCGGCGGCTGCGGGACGACCTCGACGCGGCGGAGGCCCGCGCCGCGGTGCAGGCGACGTTCGGCCTGCTCAACTCCACCCCGCACAGCGCCCGCATCAGCCCCGAGGTCATGCGGACCCGACTGGCGGCGATGGCTCGGGCGTCGCTGCTCGCGTAG
- a CDS encoding SDR family oxidoreductase has product MTTTTSTHSPAVDRKVVVITGASSGIGEATALHLAVQGHHVVAAARRTDRLDDLQRRASEAAEASGGSLVTAQVDVTVESDVTHLIESTRDRFGRVDVVFANAGVMPLSRLDSLLVQEWQRMVDVNVVGLLHTIAAALPVFEQQRRGLFITTASIGAHQVVPTSAVYSGTKYAAWAITEGLRLESPPYIRVSTITPGVVESELASTITEPGAAEAMKTYRAASISPFAIARAVSYVIGEDEDVDVNEIVVRPTRQR; this is encoded by the coding sequence ATGACAACCACCACCAGCACCCACTCGCCCGCCGTCGACCGGAAGGTCGTCGTGATCACCGGCGCCAGCAGCGGCATCGGCGAGGCCACCGCACTGCACCTCGCCGTCCAGGGCCACCACGTCGTCGCGGCGGCGCGGCGGACCGACCGGCTCGACGACCTGCAGAGACGCGCGAGCGAGGCCGCCGAGGCCAGCGGCGGCAGTCTCGTGACGGCGCAGGTCGACGTGACGGTCGAGTCCGATGTGACCCACCTGATCGAGTCCACGCGTGACCGGTTCGGCCGGGTGGACGTGGTCTTCGCCAACGCGGGGGTGATGCCGTTGTCGCGGCTGGACTCCCTGCTCGTGCAGGAGTGGCAGCGGATGGTCGACGTCAACGTGGTCGGCCTGCTGCACACGATCGCCGCCGCGCTGCCGGTCTTCGAGCAGCAGCGCAGGGGGCTGTTCATCACGACCGCGAGCATCGGGGCCCACCAGGTCGTGCCGACCAGTGCGGTCTACTCGGGCACCAAGTACGCCGCCTGGGCGATCACCGAGGGCCTCCGGCTGGAGTCGCCGCCGTACATCCGCGTCAGCACGATCACGCCGGGAGTCGTGGAGTCCGAGCTCGCCTCGACGATCACCGAGCCCGGTGCGGCCGAGGCGATGAAGACGTACCGGGCGGCGAGCATCTCGCCCTTCGCGATCGCGCGGGCCGTGTCGTACGTCATCGGCGAGGACGAGGACGTCGACGTGAACGAGATCGTCGTGCGTCCCACACGCCAGCGCTGA
- a CDS encoding EcsC family protein, giving the protein MGLRRNVAVGAGAKLAPSFASGYVRTVLDRAIDGFGPLRSAASSADTKLVDADGDVEKAIGALVRMHASLAGVQGFVTNLGGISTAAIAVPANVAGVTIVQCHLVAGIAHLRGYDLENPRVRNAILACMLGEDAVKSLVKSHRLPSSPMALATSPVHDPVLDETLSREVTSELVGRTAGRRAVTLIGRRIPFLGGAVGASSDAYATWTIGTYAASELRDRRLRP; this is encoded by the coding sequence ATGGGTCTTCGCCGCAATGTCGCCGTCGGGGCGGGTGCCAAGCTCGCGCCGTCGTTCGCCTCCGGATACGTCCGCACCGTGCTCGACCGGGCCATCGACGGCTTCGGGCCGTTGCGCTCGGCGGCCTCGTCCGCCGACACCAAGCTCGTCGACGCCGACGGTGACGTGGAGAAGGCCATCGGCGCGCTCGTGCGCATGCACGCCTCCCTGGCCGGCGTCCAGGGATTCGTCACGAACCTCGGCGGCATCAGCACCGCCGCGATCGCCGTCCCCGCCAACGTGGCGGGGGTGACGATCGTGCAGTGCCACCTGGTCGCCGGCATCGCGCACCTGCGCGGGTACGACCTGGAGAACCCGCGCGTCCGCAACGCGATCCTCGCCTGCATGCTGGGCGAGGACGCCGTGAAGTCCCTCGTGAAGTCGCACCGGCTGCCGTCCTCACCGATGGCGCTGGCCACGTCGCCGGTGCACGACCCGGTGCTGGACGAGACCCTGTCGCGCGAGGTGACCTCGGAGCTGGTCGGGCGCACCGCCGGTCGTCGCGCGGTCACCCTGATCGGCCGGCGCATCCCGTTCCTCGGCGGAGCGGTCGGCGCCTCCAGCGACGCGTACGCCACCTGGACCATCGGCACCTACGCCGCCAGCGAGCTCCGCGACCGCCGCCTCCGCCCCTGA
- a CDS encoding aminoglycoside phosphotransferase family protein, which yields MERPFSERVAHDDWRRAAEEWVRCELDRSGRRVTGTIEQPRIRPWSTQLTIPTDVGPMWFKATCAAQAFEPALQAELARIAPDAVERPYAIDPARGWMLTVHRGETLADAHEATADDWVRVLRQAAELQRAAASEAHALLATGLPDCGPGTVVSRFDRIVEVLSSLPEEHPAHVPAELRSELLAVRPRLVDAADLLAASPLPATWQHGDLHPNNVFACDGRVFDFGDSQWAPAVEMLSVPYGWITTQSQVSWPDVLAAYCDVWGTTVAAVRPEWDAAAYTQPVNRTLLWWSCLQEATAAEWAEWGDAPLHHLSRVLDP from the coding sequence ATGGAACGCCCGTTCTCCGAGCGCGTCGCGCACGACGACTGGCGTCGTGCCGCCGAGGAGTGGGTCCGCTGCGAGCTCGACCGGTCCGGGCGCCGGGTCACCGGGACGATCGAGCAGCCCCGCATCCGTCCCTGGTCGACCCAGCTGACCATCCCGACGGACGTTGGGCCGATGTGGTTCAAGGCCACCTGCGCCGCCCAGGCGTTCGAGCCCGCCCTGCAGGCCGAGCTCGCGCGCATCGCCCCCGACGCGGTCGAGCGCCCGTACGCGATCGACCCCGCGCGCGGCTGGATGCTGACCGTCCACCGCGGCGAGACCCTCGCCGACGCGCATGAGGCCACCGCGGACGACTGGGTCCGCGTCCTGCGCCAGGCCGCGGAGCTCCAGCGCGCCGCGGCCTCCGAGGCGCACGCCCTGCTCGCGACCGGGCTGCCCGACTGCGGACCCGGGACGGTCGTCAGCCGCTTCGACCGGATCGTCGAGGTGCTCTCGTCCCTGCCCGAGGAGCACCCCGCCCACGTGCCGGCCGAGCTCAGGTCCGAGCTGCTGGCCGTCCGCCCCCGCCTGGTCGACGCCGCCGACCTCCTCGCCGCGTCCCCGCTCCCGGCGACGTGGCAGCACGGCGACCTGCACCCCAACAACGTGTTCGCGTGCGACGGACGCGTCTTCGACTTCGGCGACTCCCAGTGGGCCCCCGCGGTGGAGATGCTGAGCGTCCCGTACGGCTGGATCACGACCCAGAGCCAGGTGTCGTGGCCCGACGTCCTGGCGGCGTACTGCGACGTCTGGGGCACCACGGTCGCCGCGGTCCGGCCCGAGTGGGACGCCGCGGCGTACACCCAGCCGGTCAACCGGACGCTGCTGTGGTGGAGCTGCCTGCAGGAGGCCACCGCGGCCGAGTGGGCGGAGTGGGGAGACGCGCCGCTGCACCACCTCTCGCGGGTGCTGGACCCGTGA
- a CDS encoding acetyl/propionyl/methylcrotonyl-CoA carboxylase subunit alpha, producing the protein MTFSSVLVANRGEIARRVILACREAGLRSIAVYADADADAPYVQLADDAVHLGPTPATESYLSIERLLAAAAESGAEAVHPGYGFLSERAEFARAVVDAGLVFIGPTAEVMDAMGRKDRARAIAEKAGVPVTPQFAADDVPADAYPVLVKAAAGGGGKGMHIVRTPDGLSRAMESARREAAAAFGDDTLLVEKYVEAGRHVEVQVFGDTHGHVVHLFERDCSVQRRHQKVVEEAPAPGLPDDVRTTLHESSVALCREVGYTGAGTVEFLVADGQAYFLEMNTRLQVEHPVTEEITGLDLVQWQLAVAAGEPLPLAQDEITAEGHAMEVRVYAEDAYAGFLPQAGHVLDVVWSDHARVESDLAAGADVSTAYDPMLGKLVVLGVDREDARQRLVDVLDDSAVFGVTTNLGFARELVASEAFAAGEIHTAWLDSPASAELLAPPSVPEDAVRTAAALWARHGLAGADDPFGRLDGWRSGADPAPVRVALTDETGRLWSFGLSDDEIDDVDALALIDRDRITIAWQGQTWLLETPDPMRGGHRRSAATDADLVSPMPGTVLRVDVAEGEAVVLGQQLGVVEAMKMELAMTAPYDGVVTHVGATAGDQVPIKHLLFSVEPA; encoded by the coding sequence ATGACCTTTTCTTCTGTGCTCGTCGCCAACCGGGGCGAGATCGCCCGCCGCGTGATCCTGGCCTGCCGTGAGGCGGGTCTGCGCAGCATCGCGGTCTACGCCGATGCCGATGCCGACGCCCCGTACGTCCAGCTGGCCGACGACGCGGTGCACCTCGGCCCGACCCCGGCCACCGAGTCGTACCTGTCGATCGAGCGGCTGCTGGCCGCGGCGGCCGAGTCCGGCGCGGAGGCGGTCCACCCCGGGTACGGCTTCCTGTCCGAGCGGGCCGAGTTCGCCCGTGCGGTCGTCGACGCCGGGCTGGTGTTCATCGGCCCGACCGCCGAGGTCATGGACGCGATGGGGCGCAAGGACCGCGCCCGCGCGATCGCCGAGAAGGCCGGCGTGCCGGTCACGCCGCAGTTCGCGGCCGACGACGTCCCGGCCGACGCGTACCCGGTGCTGGTCAAGGCCGCGGCGGGCGGCGGCGGCAAGGGCATGCACATCGTCCGCACCCCCGACGGGCTCTCCCGGGCGATGGAGTCGGCCCGACGCGAGGCCGCGGCGGCGTTCGGCGACGACACGCTGCTGGTCGAGAAGTACGTCGAGGCCGGACGCCACGTCGAGGTGCAGGTCTTCGGTGACACCCACGGCCACGTCGTCCACCTCTTCGAGCGCGACTGCTCGGTGCAGAGGCGTCACCAGAAGGTCGTCGAGGAGGCGCCCGCCCCCGGTCTGCCGGACGACGTCCGGACCACGTTGCACGAGTCGTCCGTGGCGCTGTGCCGCGAGGTCGGCTACACCGGCGCCGGGACCGTCGAGTTCCTCGTCGCCGACGGGCAGGCGTACTTCCTCGAGATGAACACCCGCCTGCAGGTCGAGCACCCCGTCACCGAGGAGATCACCGGTCTCGACCTCGTGCAGTGGCAGCTGGCCGTCGCCGCGGGTGAGCCCCTGCCGCTCGCGCAGGACGAGATCACGGCCGAGGGGCACGCGATGGAGGTGCGGGTCTACGCCGAGGACGCGTACGCCGGGTTCCTGCCGCAGGCCGGCCACGTGCTGGACGTCGTCTGGTCCGACCACGCACGCGTCGAGTCCGACCTGGCGGCCGGCGCCGACGTCTCGACGGCGTACGACCCGATGCTGGGCAAGCTGGTCGTCCTGGGCGTCGACCGCGAGGACGCCCGGCAGCGGCTGGTGGACGTCCTCGACGACTCGGCGGTGTTCGGCGTCACGACCAACCTGGGGTTCGCCCGCGAGCTCGTGGCGAGCGAGGCGTTCGCGGCCGGTGAGATTCACACCGCCTGGCTCGACAGCCCCGCGTCCGCCGAGCTGCTGGCGCCGCCGTCGGTGCCCGAGGACGCCGTCCGCACCGCTGCTGCCCTGTGGGCCCGTCACGGCCTGGCTGGCGCCGACGACCCGTTCGGACGGCTCGACGGCTGGCGGTCCGGCGCCGACCCCGCGCCGGTCCGCGTCGCGCTGACCGACGAGACGGGCCGGCTGTGGTCGTTCGGTCTCTCCGACGACGAGATCGACGACGTGGACGCGCTGGCGCTCATCGACCGCGACCGCATCACGATCGCGTGGCAGGGCCAGACCTGGCTGCTGGAGACCCCCGACCCGATGCGTGGCGGACACCGCCGCAGCGCCGCGACCGACGCCGACCTGGTGTCCCCGATGCCGGGCACGGTGCTGCGGGTCGACGTGGCCGAGGGCGAGGCGGTCGTCCTGGGACAGCAGCTCGGCGTGGTCGAGGCGATGAAGATGGAGCTGGCCATGACCGCTCCCTACGACGGCGTCGTGACCCATGTGGGAGCGACCGCCGGCGACCAGGTGCCGATCAAGCACCTGCTGTTCTCGGTGGAGCCGGCATGA
- a CDS encoding MFS transporter encodes MTTIDTTGTMNVNRAGPREWAALAVLMLPVLMTSVDNTVLSFALPAISVDLRPSGTQLLWIVDVYAIMLAGLLIAMGSIGDRFGRRRLLLIGSVGFGVASLLAAFSQGPAMLLSARVLQGVFGAMLMPSTLSLIRNVFHDPRDRRVAIATWAAMFSGGAALGPVLGGWLLGHFWWGSVFFINAPIIIAFVPLALFLLPESRDPEPGPLDLLSIGLSLGAMLPLVFAIKNVAEHGLTDVTMTAFAVGVIAAWALVRRLRTSASPMIDMTLFRNRVFSGAILANLLSFMGFTGFLFLGSQLLQLVLGLSAMDAALVLLPGLAATVVAGFVAVRLLRIVSARVLVTASFVASAAGYAMTALNGTPTVVSIAVAFAVMGVGIGMAETLTNDLMLSNVPSSKAGAASAISETAYEIGAVLGTAILGTVLTSTYRSHLTFNAVVQWGDRDGSFETLGGTLEVAKYYPNMVGEGLIESARSAFDLGVQYTSAAAIVIALAAAFVSWKTLKHA; translated from the coding sequence ATGACCACGATCGACACCACCGGCACCATGAACGTGAACAGGGCAGGACCCCGGGAATGGGCTGCTCTGGCCGTCCTCATGCTGCCTGTGCTCATGACGTCGGTGGACAACACCGTGCTGAGCTTCGCGCTGCCGGCGATCAGCGTCGACCTGAGGCCGAGCGGCACTCAGCTGCTGTGGATCGTGGACGTCTACGCGATCATGCTCGCGGGCCTGCTCATCGCGATGGGCAGCATCGGTGACCGGTTCGGTCGGCGCCGACTGCTGCTGATCGGCTCGGTCGGTTTCGGCGTCGCCTCGCTGCTGGCGGCGTTCAGCCAGGGACCCGCGATGCTCCTGTCCGCGCGCGTGCTGCAGGGCGTCTTCGGCGCGATGCTCATGCCCTCCACGCTGTCGCTGATCCGCAACGTCTTCCACGACCCGCGGGACCGGCGCGTCGCGATCGCGACGTGGGCCGCGATGTTCTCCGGTGGCGCGGCGCTCGGCCCCGTGCTGGGCGGCTGGCTGCTCGGGCACTTCTGGTGGGGGTCGGTGTTCTTCATCAACGCCCCGATCATCATCGCGTTCGTCCCCTTGGCGCTGTTCCTGCTGCCGGAGTCGCGCGATCCCGAGCCGGGGCCGCTCGACCTGCTGTCCATCGGACTGTCCCTCGGGGCGATGCTGCCGCTGGTCTTCGCGATCAAGAACGTCGCGGAGCACGGCCTCACCGACGTGACGATGACGGCCTTCGCGGTCGGCGTGATCGCCGCGTGGGCCCTGGTGCGGCGTCTGCGGACGAGCGCGTCGCCGATGATCGACATGACCCTGTTCCGCAACCGGGTCTTCAGCGGCGCGATCCTGGCGAACCTGCTGAGCTTCATGGGGTTCACGGGCTTCCTGTTCCTGGGCTCGCAGCTGCTGCAGCTGGTGCTGGGCCTGTCGGCGATGGACGCCGCCCTGGTGCTGCTGCCCGGTCTCGCGGCGACGGTCGTCGCGGGGTTCGTGGCCGTCCGCCTGCTGCGGATCGTCTCGGCGCGGGTGCTGGTGACGGCGAGCTTCGTGGCGTCCGCCGCCGGCTACGCCATGACGGCGCTGAACGGCACGCCGACGGTCGTCTCGATCGCGGTGGCGTTCGCCGTGATGGGCGTCGGGATCGGCATGGCCGAGACCCTGACCAACGACCTGATGCTCTCCAACGTCCCGTCGTCGAAGGCCGGTGCGGCGTCCGCGATCTCCGAGACCGCGTACGAGATCGGTGCGGTGCTCGGCACGGCCATCCTGGGCACGGTGCTGACCTCGACGTACCGCTCGCACCTGACCTTCAACGCGGTCGTCCAGTGGGGCGACCGGGACGGCTCGTTCGAGACCCTGGGCGGCACCCTCGAGGTGGCCAAGTACTACCCCAACATGGTCGGCGAGGGCCTGATCGAGTCGGCGCGGTCCGCGTTCGACCTGGGCGTCCAGTACACCTCCGCCGCAGCGATCGTCATCGCCCTCGCCGCTGCCTTCGTCTCCTGGAAGACCCTCAAGCACGCCTGA
- a CDS encoding hydroxymethylglutaryl-CoA lyase produces the protein MTRPMVVRDPALPAAVTIYEVGPRDGLQNESAIVPLEVKTEFVERLVAAGLPIVEATSFVHPKWVPQLADAAELVARLPMDGAVPLPVLVPNERGLDRALESGVRHIAIFASATEAFALKNLNSTLDDQLAMFEPVVARARAAGVDVRAYVSMCFGDPWEGAVPVDQVVSVGRRLLDLGASQLSLGDTIGVGTAAHVQELVRRFEAAGTGTEWLAMHFHDTYGQALANAHAALQVGITTFDASAGGLGGCPYAESATGNLATEDLVWMLDGLGIEHGVDLSSLVETSVWMSRVLQKEPASAVVRALGA, from the coding sequence ATGACGCGGCCCATGGTCGTCCGCGACCCGGCCCTGCCCGCCGCGGTCACGATCTACGAGGTCGGTCCGCGCGACGGGCTGCAGAACGAGTCGGCGATCGTCCCGCTGGAGGTCAAGACCGAGTTCGTCGAGCGGCTGGTCGCCGCCGGGCTGCCGATCGTCGAGGCCACGAGCTTCGTCCACCCGAAATGGGTGCCACAGCTCGCGGACGCCGCCGAGCTGGTCGCGCGGCTGCCGATGGACGGCGCGGTGCCGCTGCCGGTGCTCGTGCCCAACGAGCGCGGCCTCGACCGGGCGCTGGAGTCCGGCGTCCGGCACATCGCGATCTTCGCCAGCGCGACCGAGGCCTTCGCCCTCAAGAACCTCAACTCCACGCTGGACGACCAGCTCGCGATGTTCGAGCCCGTCGTGGCCCGTGCGCGGGCGGCCGGCGTCGACGTGCGGGCGTACGTGTCGATGTGCTTCGGCGACCCCTGGGAGGGTGCGGTGCCCGTGGACCAGGTCGTGTCGGTCGGCCGGCGCCTGCTCGACCTCGGCGCGTCCCAGCTGTCGCTCGGCGACACGATCGGCGTCGGGACCGCGGCCCACGTGCAGGAGCTCGTCCGCCGGTTCGAGGCGGCCGGCACCGGCACCGAGTGGCTCGCGATGCACTTCCACGACACCTACGGTCAGGCCCTGGCGAACGCCCACGCGGCGCTGCAGGTCGGCATCACGACGTTCGACGCGTCCGCTGGCGGGCTGGGCGGGTGCCCTTACGCGGAGAGCGCGACCGGCAACCTGGCGACCGAGGACCTCGTCTGGATGCTCGACGGTCTCGGCATCGAGCACGGGGTCGATCTGTCGTCCCTGGTCGAGACCAGCGTCTGGATGTCCCGGGTCCTGCAGAAGGAGCCGGCCAGCGCGGTTGTCCGAGCCCTCGGCGCCTGA
- a CDS encoding carboxyl transferase domain-containing protein translates to MRELVEQLRDRLATVREGGSQAARERHVARGRLLPRDRIDHLLDPGSPFLELGALAAYDMYGGSVPSAGIITGIGRVSGRECVIVANDATVKGGTYFPMTVKKHLRAQTVAEENHLPCLYLVESGGAFLPMQDEVFPDREHFGRIFYNQAQMSAKRIPQVSAVLGSSTAGGAYVPAMSDETVIVKEQGTIFLAGPPLVKAATGEVVTAEDLGGGDVHARTSGVVDHLADDDEHALQIIRSIVGTFERPTSEPPPHEPVPPREDPQELYDVVPVDSRTPYDVREVIRRVVDDSRLHEFKPLYGETLVCGFARIEGYPVAILANNGILFSESALKGAHFVELANQRGIPLVFLQNITGFMVGQEYENRGIAKDGAKLVTAVASSVVPKFTVVIGGSYGAGNYGMCGRAYDPRFLWMWPNAKISVMGGEQAAAVLATVKRDGMESRGEDWSAEDEAEFRAPIRDQFESQGSAYYSSARLWDDGIIDPVDTRRVLAMGLQMASAVPTPEPRFGLFRM, encoded by the coding sequence ATGCGTGAACTCGTCGAGCAGCTACGTGACCGCCTCGCCACCGTCCGCGAGGGCGGCAGCCAGGCCGCCCGCGAGCGCCACGTGGCCCGCGGCAGGCTGCTCCCGCGCGACCGGATCGACCACCTGCTCGACCCCGGCTCGCCGTTCCTCGAGCTCGGCGCCCTCGCGGCGTACGACATGTACGGCGGCAGCGTGCCCAGCGCGGGCATCATCACCGGCATCGGCCGGGTCAGCGGCCGCGAGTGCGTGATCGTCGCCAACGACGCGACGGTCAAGGGCGGCACCTACTTCCCGATGACGGTCAAGAAACACCTGCGCGCGCAGACCGTCGCGGAGGAGAACCACCTGCCGTGTCTGTACCTCGTGGAGTCCGGCGGTGCGTTCCTGCCGATGCAGGACGAGGTGTTCCCCGACCGCGAGCACTTCGGGCGCATCTTCTACAACCAGGCGCAGATGTCCGCCAAGCGGATCCCGCAGGTCTCGGCGGTCCTCGGCTCGAGCACCGCCGGCGGCGCGTACGTCCCGGCGATGAGCGACGAGACCGTCATCGTCAAGGAGCAGGGCACGATCTTCCTCGCCGGCCCCCCGCTGGTGAAGGCCGCGACCGGCGAGGTCGTCACCGCCGAGGACCTCGGCGGTGGTGACGTGCACGCGCGCACGTCCGGCGTCGTCGACCACCTCGCGGACGACGACGAGCACGCGCTGCAGATCATCCGCTCGATCGTCGGCACGTTCGAGCGCCCGACCAGCGAGCCGCCCCCGCACGAGCCGGTCCCGCCGCGGGAGGACCCGCAGGAGCTGTACGACGTCGTGCCGGTCGACTCGCGCACCCCGTACGACGTGCGCGAGGTCATCCGCCGGGTCGTCGACGACTCGCGCCTGCACGAGTTCAAGCCGCTGTACGGCGAGACGCTGGTGTGCGGATTCGCCCGGATCGAGGGCTACCCGGTCGCGATCCTGGCCAACAACGGCATCCTGTTCAGCGAGTCCGCCCTCAAGGGCGCGCACTTCGTGGAGCTGGCCAACCAGCGCGGCATCCCGTTGGTGTTCCTGCAGAACATCACCGGCTTCATGGTCGGCCAGGAGTACGAGAACCGCGGCATCGCCAAGGACGGCGCCAAGCTCGTCACCGCCGTGGCGTCGTCTGTGGTCCCGAAGTTCACCGTCGTCATCGGCGGCTCGTACGGCGCCGGCAACTACGGCATGTGCGGGCGGGCGTACGACCCGCGGTTCCTGTGGATGTGGCCCAACGCCAAGATCTCGGTGATGGGCGGCGAGCAGGCCGCAGCGGTCCTCGCGACCGTCAAGCGCGACGGCATGGAGTCCCGCGGCGAGGACTGGTCCGCGGAGGACGAGGCCGAGTTCCGCGCACCGATCCGTGACCAGTTCGAGTCCCAGGGCTCGGCCTACTACTCCAGCGCCCGGCTGTGGGACGACGGGATCATCGACCCCGTCGACACCCGGCGCGTCCTCGCGATGGGCCTGCAGATGGCCAGCGCCGTACCGACCCCCGAGCCCCGCTTCGGGCTCTTCAGGATGTGA